The following proteins come from a genomic window of Pyxidicoccus sp. MSG2:
- a CDS encoding TetR/AcrR family transcriptional regulator: MRYGPEHKQATRERILTAAENLFRKQGFEGASVERVMRAAGLTVGGFYAHFTSKDSLLAESVRAFFQRNGERWLGGLEELRGAEWLSHFVRRYLNRHIRDNMETGCVMPSILSDLARGTPEAREVFAEGIDGLAKEMAAHVPGEDGVTARKRALATVTFVIGAMTLARATKGLPLSDEILEAAREFLLAGGKGTEAAPAPASGKKSH; the protein is encoded by the coding sequence ATGCGGTATGGACCGGAGCACAAGCAGGCCACGCGCGAGCGAATCCTGACCGCGGCGGAGAACCTCTTCCGCAAGCAGGGCTTCGAGGGCGCGAGCGTGGAGCGTGTCATGCGCGCGGCGGGGCTGACGGTGGGCGGCTTCTATGCCCACTTCACGTCGAAGGACTCCCTGCTCGCGGAGTCCGTCCGCGCGTTCTTCCAGCGCAACGGCGAGCGGTGGCTGGGCGGGCTGGAAGAACTGCGGGGCGCGGAGTGGCTGAGCCACTTCGTGCGCCGGTACCTCAACCGGCACATCCGCGACAACATGGAGACGGGCTGTGTGATGCCGTCCATCTTGTCGGACCTGGCGCGGGGCACGCCCGAGGCGCGCGAGGTCTTCGCCGAGGGAATCGACGGGCTGGCGAAGGAGATGGCCGCGCACGTGCCGGGCGAGGACGGCGTCACCGCGCGGAAGCGGGCGCTGGCGACGGTGACGTTCGTCATCGGCGCGATGACGCTGGCCCGGGCGACGAAGGGACTGCCGCTGTCGGATGAAATCCTGGAAGCGGCGCGGGAGTTCCTGCTCGCGGGCGGGAAGGGGACGGAGGCGGCTCCGGCTCCGGCCTCGGGGAAGAAGTCACACTGA
- a CDS encoding YceI family protein — MSPRFLALVALLSLPALAAEPAATTQAFVFNDPNSRDTVAFMLDAPLEVINGLSNQVKGRVEVKGNKASGKFQVPVKSIKTGNETRDGHLQNDRWLDAAKSPDITFEFADLALPAALEPGKPLKVQGKGRFTVHGVTREEPVEVTATYFKESAETKNRAAGDLLRVRAKFQIPLEAYGIKRTEALVLKVGETAEVSVDAWGSTQFKL; from the coding sequence ATGTCACCCCGTTTCCTCGCGCTCGTCGCCCTCCTGTCCCTGCCCGCGCTCGCCGCGGAGCCCGCCGCCACGACGCAGGCCTTCGTCTTCAATGACCCGAACAGCCGCGACACCGTGGCCTTCATGCTGGACGCGCCGCTGGAGGTCATCAACGGCCTGTCCAACCAGGTGAAGGGCCGCGTCGAGGTGAAGGGCAACAAGGCGAGCGGGAAGTTCCAGGTGCCCGTGAAGTCCATCAAGACGGGCAACGAGACGCGCGATGGGCACCTCCAGAATGACCGCTGGCTGGACGCCGCGAAGTCCCCGGACATCACCTTCGAGTTCGCCGACCTGGCGCTCCCCGCCGCGCTGGAGCCGGGCAAGCCGCTGAAGGTGCAGGGCAAGGGCCGCTTCACCGTGCACGGAGTCACGCGCGAGGAGCCGGTGGAAGTCACGGCCACGTACTTCAAGGAGTCCGCCGAGACGAAGAATCGCGCCGCCGGTGACCTGCTGCGCGTGCGCGCGAAGTTCCAGATTCCGCTCGAGGCCTACGGCATCAAGCGGACGGAAGCGTTGGTGCTCAAGGTGGGCGAGACCGCCGAGGTCTCTGTCGACGCCTGGGGTTCCACGCAGTTCAAGCTGTAG
- a CDS encoding DUF692 domain-containing protein → MLPPPVSFVPPEEESPVVATYASRHGLKPLGAGIGLRRSFYEELPRTERSLDWVEIIPENFLTLGGRPQRTLDACAERWPVLPHGVGLDIGGPDALDGDYVTRLAALVARVDAPFFSDHLCYSRLDGVYLHDLLPLPFTEAAVEHVVPRVREVMARVGRPFLLENPSYYANMPGGTLPEADFLRHVVEEADCGLLLDVNNVYVNALNHGYDARAFVDALPLERVVQVHLAGHTRYPDVIIDTHGDRVCGDVWSLYEYVLRRTGPVATLIEWDQDIPSLDAVLDEADVARAALRKVAER, encoded by the coding sequence ATGCTCCCGCCGCCCGTGTCGTTCGTACCCCCTGAGGAGGAGTCCCCGGTGGTTGCAACCTACGCGAGCCGACACGGGCTGAAGCCGCTGGGCGCGGGCATCGGGTTGAGGCGGAGCTTCTACGAGGAGCTGCCCCGCACCGAGCGCTCGCTCGACTGGGTGGAAATCATCCCGGAGAACTTCCTCACGCTGGGAGGAAGGCCGCAGCGCACCCTGGACGCCTGCGCGGAGCGGTGGCCGGTGCTGCCGCATGGCGTGGGGCTCGACATCGGCGGGCCGGATGCGCTGGACGGGGACTACGTCACCCGGCTGGCGGCGCTGGTGGCGCGCGTGGATGCGCCGTTCTTCTCGGACCACCTCTGCTACTCACGGCTGGACGGCGTGTACCTGCACGACCTGTTGCCGCTGCCCTTCACCGAGGCCGCCGTGGAGCACGTGGTGCCGCGCGTGCGTGAAGTCATGGCGCGCGTGGGCCGGCCCTTCCTGCTGGAGAACCCGAGCTACTACGCGAACATGCCGGGCGGCACGCTGCCCGAGGCGGACTTCCTGCGGCACGTGGTGGAAGAGGCGGACTGCGGCCTGCTGCTGGACGTGAACAACGTCTACGTCAACGCGCTCAACCACGGGTACGACGCGCGCGCCTTCGTGGACGCGCTGCCGCTGGAGCGGGTGGTGCAGGTCCACCTGGCCGGCCACACGCGCTACCCGGACGTCATCATCGACACGCACGGCGACCGCGTCTGCGGCGACGTGTGGTCGCTTTATGAGTACGTGCTGCGACGCACCGGTCCGGTGGCGACGCTCATCGAGTGGGACCAGGACATCCCCTCGCTGGACGCGGTGCTGGACGAGGCGGACGTGGCGCGCGCCGCGCTGCGGAAGGTGGCGGAGCGATGA
- a CDS encoding DNA-binding domain-containing protein, with protein sequence MKPGLKHFFDSMGAYFARPGAQSLDALYAEHPGWDAPRGRVSVYGDFVRGHVRGVLDKVFPLVRKAVEAEPWDALVEAYTLTRPARHHELNHLAEGFPAFVADAAAPRGLAAFVPALARFEWTDFAVFASEAPPERVERLTANPTLAVLEHPYRLCAYVRAQGTLPEPEAGEELALLWRHPEHLVTYYVEATPPALLVLKMAVEGLAVADVAAATGMPEAELRGAVERFSRDGLVLAPAPGGSRD encoded by the coding sequence ATGAAGCCGGGGCTGAAGCACTTCTTCGACAGCATGGGCGCGTACTTCGCCCGCCCCGGCGCGCAGTCGCTGGACGCGCTGTACGCGGAGCACCCCGGCTGGGACGCGCCGCGCGGCCGTGTCTCCGTCTATGGCGACTTCGTGCGCGGGCACGTGCGCGGCGTGCTGGACAAGGTCTTCCCGCTGGTGCGCAAGGCGGTGGAGGCCGAGCCCTGGGACGCCCTGGTGGAGGCCTACACGCTGACGCGGCCGGCGCGGCACCACGAATTGAACCACCTGGCCGAGGGCTTCCCGGCCTTCGTCGCGGACGCGGCGGCGCCGCGGGGGCTCGCGGCCTTCGTGCCGGCGCTGGCCCGCTTCGAGTGGACGGACTTCGCGGTGTTCGCCTCCGAGGCCCCGCCGGAGCGGGTGGAGCGACTGACGGCCAACCCCACGCTCGCGGTGCTGGAGCACCCCTACCGGCTCTGCGCGTACGTGCGCGCGCAGGGGACGCTGCCGGAGCCGGAGGCGGGGGAGGAACTGGCCCTGCTGTGGCGTCACCCGGAGCACCTGGTGACGTACTACGTGGAGGCCACGCCGCCCGCGCTGCTGGTGCTGAAGATGGCGGTGGAGGGACTGGCCGTCGCCGACGTGGCCGCGGCCACCGGCATGCCCGAGGCGGAGCTGCGGGGCGCGGTGGAGCGCTTCTCCCGCGACGGCCTGGTGCTGGCTCCGGCTCCGGGTGGCTCCAGGGACTGA